In a single window of the Halostagnicola kamekurae genome:
- a CDS encoding helix-turn-helix transcriptional regulator — translation MTDDHHLIEFNQLSSFERNILFVLAKLGPSKGVVVKNELQNLYDQEINHGRLYPNLDDLVDVGYVDKSERDQRTNEYALTNKAQKALQTQLNWEKKCLEEVDEAEEEDSEALKA, via the coding sequence ATGACCGATGACCATCACCTCATAGAATTCAATCAGCTATCGTCGTTCGAGCGAAACATACTATTTGTACTCGCCAAGTTAGGACCCAGCAAGGGAGTTGTGGTAAAGAACGAACTCCAGAACCTCTACGACCAGGAAATCAACCATGGTCGTCTGTACCCCAATCTCGATGACCTAGTGGATGTAGGGTATGTCGACAAATCAGAGCGAGACCAGCGAACGAATGAGTACGCTCTAACCAACAAGGCACAGAAAGCCCTCCAAACACAGCTCAACTGGGAGAAGAAGTGCCTCGAAGAAGTTGACGAAGCTGAAGAGGAAGATTCCGAAGCTCTCAAGGCCTGA
- a CDS encoding winged helix-turn-helix domain-containing protein — MAIEIPEESTEILRVFESARDPVLTAREIGDELGIQTQEAHDRLKDMEANGMVKHKVGVWWSTPAPHLKDKAVVLIQPTDPEEPVSLSDIREKVCDQ; from the coding sequence ATGGCCATTGAAATTCCGGAGGAGTCTACAGAGATTCTGAGAGTTTTTGAATCTGCCCGTGACCCAGTTTTGACCGCAAGGGAGATCGGCGATGAACTTGGTATTCAAACTCAAGAGGCACACGATCGGCTGAAGGATATGGAGGCTAATGGAATGGTAAAGCACAAAGTTGGTGTTTGGTGGTCAACTCCTGCACCGCATCTTAAGGACAAGGCAGTTGTTCTAATCCAACCAACAGACCCCGAAGAACCCGTTTCCCTCTCTGATATTCGAGAGAAGGTCTGTGACCAATAA
- a CDS encoding TM1802 family CRISPR-associated protein — translation MDTKALENVDTETIETTIPDRPIASLRDIEVLYGALYTLGRGLTGPYGAYLTPDAAADQIGNETLVVIRVDLRGDKATPGDPPVTLKMFPEDLVPLVAHSKFSAAMGVDHSITHQSGQTNGPEKHSDHAFERLDRWPTEDAVIEAASEHDDGWLIETLAELGDDNSAETNIRDTVKSIVSEEGQLLHTVAIAFDDNELNTTAQFRPNETWHYPGEIEVLQEAMAARKTGKFRAKNEAEDASGDGTCFVFDTDETVYGVVDDPMKHYLSKQMEKFPALDADRSWQTQGLGRDAAIRAQNADTFLDACTIPAPGTSAFYLPYPTGEIDAESARGIYQLLSEQVNADGEFSPVGNKYRKLKATGKLDAIRFSLVIVNKYQKDRWRVLAATPTASTHIIEDITQQHRAVLDSRWVSKEEIFPKREKFPLLSIEGSESLSNVVSSVGYLSETCLGDDADDPGSDDFRFRGTATIASGKQLRVKELFGEYVAKLVDRFDPDNQYPFPTATFAQQYVQLNALRACGLLTANDDRLVTQPQHMSDQTPQATADSRQEQFEQFIEDHPALSDKTRKGVFALGALVGRISRYQSREGKSMTAVKQYPIDNLTKHNIRRIATEVVDSNIVYSDEYAGTMYGELMDTVCDGLETAEPSDWELSTEDLRFHYAMGIAYGQNDSSTSETTNE, via the coding sequence ATGGATACGAAAGCCCTTGAGAACGTGGATACCGAAACGATTGAAACAACGATCCCGGATCGACCGATCGCGTCGCTCCGTGACATCGAAGTGCTCTACGGGGCCCTGTATACGCTCGGTCGAGGATTGACTGGGCCGTATGGCGCATACCTTACTCCGGACGCTGCTGCCGATCAAATCGGAAACGAGACACTCGTTGTTATCCGCGTCGACCTTCGCGGTGACAAAGCGACACCTGGCGATCCGCCGGTCACGCTCAAAATGTTTCCTGAAGATCTGGTGCCGCTCGTTGCCCATTCAAAATTCAGTGCCGCGATGGGGGTCGATCACAGCATTACCCACCAGTCCGGACAGACTAATGGCCCAGAAAAGCACAGCGACCATGCTTTCGAGCGATTAGACCGGTGGCCCACGGAAGATGCTGTAATCGAAGCAGCGTCAGAACACGATGATGGCTGGCTAATTGAGACATTAGCAGAGTTGGGAGATGATAATTCAGCCGAAACCAACATCCGGGACACGGTCAAGTCTATCGTTTCGGAAGAAGGACAACTTCTCCATACCGTCGCTATTGCGTTCGACGATAATGAGTTGAATACTACAGCTCAGTTCCGACCTAACGAAACGTGGCACTACCCCGGTGAAATCGAAGTGCTTCAGGAAGCAATGGCAGCCCGCAAGACAGGGAAGTTTCGGGCGAAAAACGAAGCTGAAGACGCTTCCGGGGATGGAACGTGCTTCGTTTTCGACACCGACGAAACGGTGTACGGTGTTGTTGACGACCCGATGAAACACTATCTCTCGAAACAGATGGAGAAGTTCCCTGCTCTTGACGCAGATCGGTCGTGGCAAACCCAAGGCCTCGGTCGGGATGCCGCGATTCGGGCACAGAACGCGGACACATTCCTCGATGCGTGTACTATCCCAGCACCGGGGACATCAGCGTTCTACCTCCCGTACCCCACCGGGGAAATCGATGCCGAGAGTGCTAGAGGGATATACCAGCTATTGAGTGAACAAGTGAACGCTGACGGAGAGTTTTCACCTGTCGGAAACAAATACCGAAAACTCAAGGCAACAGGAAAATTGGACGCCATTCGGTTCTCGCTCGTCATCGTCAACAAATACCAGAAGGATCGGTGGCGAGTTCTTGCGGCGACCCCGACAGCATCTACCCACATTATCGAAGATATCACTCAGCAACATCGGGCTGTTCTCGATAGTCGATGGGTTAGCAAGGAGGAGATTTTCCCGAAACGGGAGAAATTTCCGCTCCTGAGTATCGAAGGGTCAGAATCACTTTCGAATGTCGTCTCCAGTGTCGGGTATCTTTCGGAAACCTGCCTCGGCGATGATGCAGATGATCCGGGCAGTGACGATTTCCGTTTCCGAGGGACGGCGACGATTGCCAGTGGAAAACAGCTCCGGGTCAAGGAGTTATTTGGAGAGTACGTCGCAAAGCTTGTAGATCGGTTTGACCCGGACAACCAGTATCCGTTCCCAACAGCGACCTTTGCACAGCAGTACGTGCAGCTCAACGCTCTTAGAGCGTGTGGCTTGCTCACCGCAAATGACGACCGACTCGTAACACAACCACAACACATGAGCGACCAGACACCACAGGCGACAGCAGATAGTCGTCAAGAACAGTTCGAACAATTCATCGAAGATCACCCCGCATTGAGCGACAAAACGAGGAAGGGGGTGTTCGCACTCGGCGCGCTTGTCGGCCGCATCTCTCGATACCAGAGTAGGGAAGGCAAGAGCATGACAGCGGTCAAGCAGTATCCGATAGACAACCTCACAAAACACAACATCAGGCGTATCGCCACAGAAGTCGTTGACAGCAACATCGTCTATTCTGATGAGTACGCAGGGACGATGTACGGAGAGTTAATGGATACCGTATGTGACGGTCTCGAAACGGCCGAACCGAGCGACTGGGAGCTATCGACGGAAGACCTTCGCTTCCACTACGCAATGGGTATCGCTTACGGACAAAACGATTCCAGCACTTCGGAGACTACCAATGAGTAA
- the cas6 gene encoding CRISPR-associated endoribonuclease Cas6, with protein sequence MAHLSARANAAYQNDYHHKLRGRLWDALEGTAYDERHDDGEPPGFAYSNPFPPHDMEEGDDRKLLVASPEEELLANVAADLLEERELNIGEMPFHVDDVTSLEPDVGEPGTRGTIETGTGLLVRIPPWRCEEYGIDHPGDDTAVFWRPEHSMEPLRTQLEANLDQKHDRFAHDHLPGPSDVDGDLFDGYELIKTFAVPVTVTEGQEMTYVLSKWEFSYTVRDDHHRRHLNLALDCGLGERNSLGLGFMNLKEAN encoded by the coding sequence ATGGCACATCTGTCTGCACGCGCGAATGCCGCCTACCAGAACGACTATCACCACAAGCTGCGTGGCCGGCTCTGGGACGCACTTGAGGGAACCGCCTACGACGAGCGACACGACGACGGCGAACCTCCGGGCTTCGCGTACTCGAACCCGTTTCCGCCCCACGACATGGAGGAAGGCGACGACCGCAAGCTGTTGGTCGCCTCGCCAGAGGAGGAGTTACTGGCCAACGTCGCTGCCGATCTGCTCGAAGAGCGGGAGTTGAACATCGGCGAGATGCCGTTCCACGTCGACGACGTGACTTCGCTCGAACCCGACGTCGGCGAACCGGGTACGCGCGGGACAATTGAAACCGGAACCGGGCTCTTGGTTCGGATTCCGCCATGGCGCTGCGAAGAGTACGGCATCGACCACCCCGGCGACGATACCGCCGTGTTCTGGCGACCCGAGCACTCGATGGAACCGCTTCGCACACAGCTGGAGGCCAACCTCGATCAGAAACACGACCGCTTCGCCCACGACCACCTGCCGGGGCCGAGCGATGTCGACGGTGATCTGTTCGACGGCTACGAACTCATCAAGACGTTCGCCGTCCCAGTGACTGTCACCGAGGGCCAGGAGATGACCTACGTCCTGAGCAAGTGGGAGTTCTCGTATACGGTTCGGGACGACCACCATCGCCGGCATCTCAACCTCGCGTTAGATTGTGGGCTCGGTGAACGGAACTCGTTGGGGCTCGGGTTCATGAACCTCAAGGAGGCAAACTGA
- a CDS encoding relaxase/mobilization nuclease domain-containing protein: MTTVIDSDFKRRDTGALMSYIEHEEEELRNRTGQEMDATEQQHLLDRSRKNEMSRHFIISPENADQLSNKEIGRATRQTIRETIGSREGVNWAYAVHRDGGDRPHAHVVATGRADQSGDPLWIDSDDLDQIRDRAHENCIEQEQGIDHALDQAMDESLSQGQNQGQSLSQ; this comes from the coding sequence ATGACGACGGTCATTGATTCTGATTTTAAGCGCCGAGACACCGGGGCGCTGATGAGCTACATCGAGCACGAAGAGGAGGAACTACGGAATCGAACGGGCCAGGAAATGGATGCGACCGAACAGCAGCATTTGCTTGACCGCTCGAGAAAGAATGAGATGAGTCGTCATTTCATCATCTCTCCTGAGAACGCGGACCAGCTCAGTAACAAGGAAATTGGGCGCGCGACACGGCAGACAATCCGTGAAACTATCGGCAGTCGTGAAGGTGTTAACTGGGCATATGCAGTCCATCGTGATGGTGGCGATCGTCCGCACGCACATGTAGTTGCAACGGGGCGTGCTGACCAATCCGGCGACCCTCTCTGGATTGACTCAGATGATCTCGATCAGATTCGCGATCGAGCGCACGAGAATTGTATCGAGCAGGAACAGGGCATTGATCACGCACTTGACCAGGCCATGGACGAGTCACTTAGTCAGGGACAGAACCAAGGACAGAGTCTGAGCCAATGA
- the cas7b gene encoding type I-B CRISPR-associated protein Cas7/Csh2: MSNNNIVENRSEIVFLYDAVDANPNGNPLSGANRPRIDPITNEAIVTDVRLKRYLRDQFEADDEGVYITSERGEYAKEREELLKDTFGVTTVEEIENEEFDGFDRFLDNAIDARLFGATFSIDTDTDELIEALEKHLPDHLTGPVQFSPGKTLHPVEVNEEYNSLTSVIGTDDEKEQGGFDLDDHRIKYGLIGFHGLVDEHGAKDTNLKTEDVEQLDSVCWRSIKNQTITRSKVGQEPRLYLRVEYDTESFHIGGLTHELGVVGDDEDARSYRTVKDVTLDVTDLVSRLKSHEDRIQTVHVVADDALDVVLDGAMLEDGFVSALEDCFESVNEIDVYDN, from the coding sequence ATGAGTAACAACAACATCGTCGAGAACCGTTCAGAAATCGTCTTTCTGTACGATGCCGTTGACGCGAATCCCAACGGCAATCCGCTCAGCGGAGCGAACAGACCACGAATTGATCCCATCACCAACGAAGCAATCGTCACCGACGTTCGCCTGAAACGATACCTCCGCGATCAGTTCGAAGCGGACGATGAAGGCGTCTATATCACGAGTGAACGTGGCGAATATGCCAAAGAACGTGAGGAACTACTCAAAGATACGTTCGGTGTGACAACTGTCGAGGAGATCGAGAATGAAGAATTTGATGGATTCGACAGATTCCTCGACAACGCAATCGATGCCAGATTGTTCGGTGCAACGTTCAGCATCGATACCGATACTGATGAGCTTATCGAGGCACTCGAAAAGCACCTCCCTGACCATCTTACTGGCCCTGTCCAGTTTTCGCCCGGAAAAACGCTACATCCAGTCGAAGTAAACGAGGAGTACAACAGCCTCACGAGCGTTATCGGAACCGATGACGAGAAGGAACAGGGTGGATTCGATCTCGACGATCACCGAATCAAATACGGACTGATCGGATTCCACGGACTTGTCGATGAACACGGTGCCAAAGATACCAATCTCAAAACCGAAGATGTCGAACAACTAGATTCGGTTTGCTGGCGTTCGATCAAAAATCAAACAATCACCCGTAGCAAGGTTGGGCAAGAACCACGGCTCTATCTCCGTGTCGAGTACGACACAGAAAGTTTCCATATCGGGGGTCTCACGCACGAACTCGGCGTTGTTGGCGACGACGAAGACGCTCGATCCTACCGGACAGTAAAAGACGTAACACTCGATGTAACGGATCTTGTCTCTCGGCTCAAGTCACATGAAGACCGTATCCAAACAGTGCATGTCGTTGCTGACGACGCGCTGGATGTTGTACTCGATGGAGCGATGCTTGAAGACGGATTCGTCAGTGCGCTCGAAGACTGCTTCGAATCAGTCAACGAAATCGATGTGTACGACAACTAG
- a CDS encoding type IV secretion system DNA-binding domain-containing protein has product MSLKKHFQYYVRPAWFVLGWILFLLIWLFYLPTPVFPIISLSIWELAFLASPFLFYWYWKERPPQLTLSSQRLDDSEVGLPVNHINETDHLDGRLLRRMIPIDLTGSIGILGATRSGKTNATKLLVDQIREKTDEQTPVIIYDHKTDFQDHLAEDEHIVLSGQEADVQWNIFEEVESDQDCEELARELFPTTSDGTDFFNDASRQLFAAVLQVMRREAPSGTTPTNEDLVTWIESTTVEELAETLSKHPDLQGITDYIDPDASEQAQGVMASFRKELRNMFQGDLCESGSWSIRQYMDDPQGQVLIIDYPQRLGESTKPLIRFTIDWAIRFALDDGDQSAYFVLDEFARLPPLRRIGDLVNVGAGQDTRALITLQSVAQLYDQYGQDGGNALLSGLLSTIILRLNDSSSIAFARSRVGTYWEEQDTPEYNADGEISGTSIEYVEKHAMAKGEFGDFAPGWGIIVRNDGWVDAQIDLYDDVAEYITDTGPTTAGEEVDSIGERCPYCGEIVTGTECTNSDCTSREMVVK; this is encoded by the coding sequence ATGAGTCTAAAGAAACACTTTCAGTACTACGTCCGTCCGGCTTGGTTTGTTCTTGGGTGGATTCTGTTTCTCCTCATCTGGCTTTTCTACTTACCGACTCCTGTATTTCCCATAATCTCTCTCTCGATCTGGGAACTGGCATTCCTTGCGAGCCCATTCCTTTTCTATTGGTACTGGAAGGAGCGCCCACCGCAGCTAACTCTCTCGTCACAGCGACTTGATGACTCTGAGGTAGGGCTTCCTGTGAACCACATCAACGAAACCGATCACTTAGACGGCCGTCTACTACGGCGGATGATTCCGATAGATTTGACGGGATCTATTGGAATTCTGGGCGCTACTCGGTCGGGGAAAACCAACGCAACGAAACTTCTTGTGGACCAAATACGCGAAAAAACTGATGAGCAAACACCAGTCATTATCTACGACCACAAAACAGACTTCCAAGATCACCTCGCGGAAGATGAACACATTGTTCTTTCAGGTCAGGAAGCCGATGTCCAGTGGAATATCTTCGAGGAAGTCGAATCTGACCAGGACTGTGAAGAACTCGCTCGAGAACTGTTCCCTACTACCTCTGATGGAACTGACTTCTTCAATGATGCCTCACGTCAATTGTTCGCTGCGGTTCTTCAGGTCATGCGGCGAGAAGCTCCTAGCGGAACCACACCCACGAACGAAGATCTCGTAACGTGGATTGAATCAACTACTGTCGAGGAACTCGCAGAAACACTCTCGAAGCACCCTGATCTGCAAGGAATCACTGACTACATCGATCCTGACGCGTCTGAACAGGCACAGGGAGTTATGGCGTCGTTCCGTAAGGAACTCCGAAATATGTTCCAGGGCGATCTCTGCGAATCAGGGAGTTGGTCGATTCGTCAGTATATGGATGATCCTCAGGGGCAGGTCCTCATCATCGACTATCCGCAGCGACTCGGCGAATCCACGAAGCCGCTCATTCGCTTTACTATCGATTGGGCTATTCGATTTGCCCTCGACGATGGCGATCAAAGCGCGTACTTTGTGCTTGACGAGTTTGCTCGCTTACCACCACTACGGCGGATAGGGGATCTTGTGAACGTTGGTGCTGGCCAAGACACTCGAGCACTCATTACCTTGCAATCGGTTGCACAGCTGTACGACCAGTATGGTCAAGACGGTGGTAATGCACTCCTCTCTGGGTTACTCTCAACGATCATCCTCCGACTCAATGACTCCTCGAGTATTGCATTTGCCCGGAGCAGGGTTGGTACGTACTGGGAAGAGCAGGATACCCCCGAATACAACGCTGATGGGGAGATTTCTGGAACGTCGATTGAGTACGTTGAGAAGCACGCTATGGCGAAAGGTGAGTTCGGAGATTTTGCACCAGGATGGGGAATTATCGTCCGAAACGATGGCTGGGTTGATGCACAGATCGATCTGTATGACGATGTCGCTGAGTATATTACCGATACTGGTCCCACAACTGCGGGTGAAGAGGTCGATTCAATTGGCGAACGATGCCCGTACTGTGGTGAGATAGTCACAGGCACTGAATGCACTAATTCTGATTGTACCTCTCGAGAAATGGTTGTGAAGTAA
- the cas5b gene encoding type I-B CRISPR-associated protein Cas5b, with translation MQSQLDDHADASTSQGTEVTPDSPPKQCLSFRLSGPWGHFRRVEGNTVKTTYRVIPRTTVAGLVAAVLGIGRNQYYDLFGPESSAIAIEPTSELRTINLPVNNLTTSQEGLKGVNTRGKVSVYYPDPTKDRQRTNYEVLVEPEYRIDLWLADGERYDELREYLAEGKAHYTPSLGLSEYLADIEYLGEYEVEKTGSPGSHSVDSAVPDPDGVVPEPNVSYGTERSPAFMERTTASGEFSGRRTTSYLTYTYNPSGGALTVSDATAVSVDDRTVVFR, from the coding sequence ATGCAATCACAATTGGACGATCACGCCGACGCGAGTACGAGCCAAGGGACTGAGGTGACTCCTGATTCCCCTCCGAAGCAGTGCCTGTCGTTTCGACTGTCCGGGCCGTGGGGCCATTTCCGTCGTGTTGAGGGAAATACAGTAAAAACCACGTACCGAGTTATTCCGAGAACGACGGTGGCTGGTCTCGTGGCCGCAGTTCTCGGAATCGGACGAAATCAGTATTACGACCTGTTCGGACCGGAATCCTCAGCGATAGCTATTGAGCCAACGAGTGAACTCCGGACAATAAATCTCCCCGTGAATAACCTCACGACATCTCAAGAGGGGCTGAAAGGAGTTAATACGCGGGGAAAAGTCAGCGTCTACTATCCAGACCCAACCAAGGATCGGCAGCGAACGAATTACGAGGTGCTTGTCGAACCTGAGTACCGAATCGATCTGTGGCTTGCTGATGGGGAGAGGTACGATGAACTTCGAGAGTACCTCGCAGAAGGAAAGGCACACTACACGCCCTCCCTTGGCTTATCCGAATACCTAGCTGACATCGAGTATCTTGGCGAATACGAGGTAGAAAAAACGGGATCACCCGGATCTCATTCTGTCGATTCTGCAGTTCCAGACCCTGATGGTGTGGTACCCGAACCAAATGTCAGCTATGGGACGGAGCGATCACCGGCGTTCATGGAACGGACGACAGCATCCGGAGAGTTCTCGGGACGGAGAACGACGAGTTACCTGACCTACACCTATAATCCAAGCGGAGGAGCACTTACCGTCTCAGATGCAACGGCGGTAAGCGTTGATGATCGAACTGTGGTGTTTCGATGA